In Terriglobales bacterium, the genomic window GGTGCCGAAGATCAGCCGCAAATGCCCGACGCCGAGACCTTCGGTGAGCAGCAGGTGTTGGGCGGCGACCATGTCGTCATAATCGTAGTGCGGAAAGCGCATGCGCATGCCGTCGCTCGGCTTGGACGAACCGCCGTGGCCGATGTTGTCGGGAATCACGATGTAATAGCGCTTGGCGTCCAGCGGCTGGCCGGGGCCGTAGAGTTCGTTGGCGAATTGTGGTTGCGTGAATTGCTTCCACGAGCCGCCGGTGCCGTGCAGGATGAGCACCGCGTTGGAGACTCGTCCGCGCGCATCGCGCTCCGGCGTGCCTATGGTTGCGTAGTGGAGGCGCAGATCGGACAGCGTTTCGCCGGACTTGAACTTAAAGTTTCTTGCCGTGAAGTCGCCTTCCTTGGGAGCGGGATATTCGGCGGCAACACAGGAAACGGCAAGCAGGCACACGGCGGCAAGGTATTTCATGGCGGCAAAAGGGTATCAGAATGGCGATCCGAAGGTTTCGGAGGTTTCGAACAAAGGAGGTTTCGAACCAAGAGGCCTCGGAGGTTCCGTTATATGCCCGAAACCTCCGAAACCTTTTGCTCGCGCTACTTTTTCAGACTGCGAATGAACTTCACCAGATCGTCGATCTGAGTATCGCTGAGCTTGCCGCCGTAGGCGGGCATCTTGGGCGGTTTGCCCTTGCTAATGGTTTCTTTGAGGTCCTTGTCGGAAGCCTTCTGGACATCAGCAGAGCCAAGATCGCGCAGTTTCAGGTTCTTTCCCATGGGCGTGTTGCCGGAACCATCTTTGCTGTGACAGGAGGCGCACTTGGACGCAAACAGGTCGGGACCGGTGTCGGCGGCCAAGGAAAACGCCGGCAGCACCAGGCTGAGGGCGAGAATCAGCAACGAGGACTTGAGCAGCAAATTCTTCATTCACTTTTCTCCAGTTCAGGTTCGCGAAATCGGCGCAGCCAGAGTCGCCAACCGGGTTGGATGCAAACGGGAGGCCGATTGTACGCCGATGTATGTGTGTGCAGGCAATAGGTTTGGATTCGCTGCCCGAATGGGATCGAATTTTGGGCGCGAAAAAACGCGCCGGTCGGGTGATATTCCTCAACCAGCGCCGTCTCGTGCTTTGCGCAGGCGCACATATCCATGCATAAGTTCTTGAAAACTCGGCGCGTCGGTGCAAGCGGCAGTTTGGCACGAGGGGTGCCTTTAAAGCCGTGGATCAAGCCTGGAAGTTGGAGAGTCCGCTTTGGAATCCTGCGTGATGGTGATTGGCGTTAGCTTCCGGACGGCACCGGTGGCGGTACGCGAGCGATTCTGGATCAGCGAACCGCGCCGCTGCGACGCGCTGGCGCAGTTGTCCCGTGCCGACGCTATCGATGAAGTCGCGGTGCTGGCGACCTGCAACCGGACGGAATTCATCCTGTGGACGCGCGATCCGGCCACCGCTTCCGGATCCGTGCTCAACTTTTTGACCCGCGAGTACGGCCTGCGGCTGTGCGAGTGGAAGCACTTTTACCGCAAGATCGACGAGCAGGCGTTGCAACACATTTTCCGCGTCACTTCCAGCCTGGATTCGATGGTGATCGGCGAGCCGGAGATCGTGGCGCAGGTCAAGGCGGCGTGGGCGCTGGCACAGCAGGTGGGCACGACTGGCCGGTTCCTCGATGCCGTATTCCAGAAGGCGCTGACGGTTTCCAAGCGGGTGCGCACCGAAACCGCTGTCGGCAGCGCGGTCGTCTCCTTGCCGTACGCGGCGGTGGAGCTGGCGAAGCAGATTTTTGGATCGCTGCAAGACCGCAAGGTATTGCTGCTCGGCGCCGGCAAGATGAGCGAGACCGCGGCGCGCTACCTGGTGAAGAACGGCGCCAAGGACGTGCGGGTCATCAACCGCACCTTCGAGAATGCGCAAGAGCTGGCCCAGACGCTGCACGGACGTGCCCTCCCCTTTGAAGAGCGGTTGAACCAGTTGCGGGAAGCGGATGTGGTCATCAGTTCGACTTCGTGCCCCAACCTGGTCCTCAGCCGCGAAGAAACAGAAGAAGTTGTGCAGCAGCGCGATGGTGCGCCGTTGCTGCTGGTGGACATCGCGGTGCCGCGCGACATCGACCCGGCGGTGCGCGAAGTGCCAGGAGTGTTTTTGTACGACATCGACGAGCTGGAGCAGGTCACCAGCAAGAACCAAGGTGAGCGCAAGAGCGCGGCCGGCGATGCGGAAAAGATTGTAAACGAGGAAGCCAGGCAATTCCGCGCCAAGTTGGCGGCGGAGCGCGTGGTGCCGACGATTGTCGCCCTGCGTGGCAGGCTCGATGAAATCTGCCGGCAAGAGCTGGACGCATTCAAGCAGGAAGCGGGACCATTGAGCGAGAAAGAGATTGACATGCTGGAAACCGTGGCGGCACGGATCACGCAGCGGATTTCCAACACGCTGGCGCGGGAATTGAAAGATGTCCCGGAAAAGGTGGAGCAGGACCGCATGACGCAGGCGGTGCAGCGGCTGTTTCATCTGGAAATGCTGGCGCAGGCAGTGGCCGGAACCAGGAATTGACAGCGTAAGAAGTGACGAGGGAGCGGCATATGTCCAGAAGCGGAAACGGAAACGGCAAGAATGAAGTGGTGACGGTCGCGAGTTGGAGCACGACCCAGGCTTATACGCTGGCCGTGGTTTGCCTGTTGCTGGGGGGAGCGCTCGGCTACCTGCTGCGCGGCTCCGAGCCAGGAACGGTGGCGCCGGCACAGGCTGCGGTGCAGCCCGCCGGAAACATTGGCCCGGCGCAGATCCCCGGTTTCGGCAGCGTGCCCGGCAGCGGCAGCTCGCCCGAGTTGGTCGACAAAGCAGCGCAGCCGATGCTGGAAACGTTGAAGAAAAATCCCAAGGACACCGACACGTTGGCGAAGGTCGGCAACCTCTATTACGACGCGCAGCTTTACCAGCAGGCAATCGAGTATTACCAAAAGGCGCTGAAGATCACGCCTGCGAACGCCGATGTCCGGGTGGACATGGGCACGGCCATGTTCTACTTGGGCGACGCCGAAAAAGCCCTCGCCGAGTTCGACAAAGCGCTCTCTTACAAACCGAACCATCCCAACGCGCTGTTCAATACCGGGATCGTCAGGTGGCAGGGCAAGAAGGACACCCGGGGAGCGATCACGGCCTGGGAAAAGTTGCTGAAGACCAACCCACATTATCCGGAGCGTCAGAAGGTTGAGGACCTGCTCACGCGGGCCAAGGAACACGCAAAAGGTTAAGCGCAAAGCGGATGCCCTGAAGTGCCTCGATCCGGGCACAGTAGGGCCTGGGGATCATGAGCCGCGACGCGCTGCCGGAGGAAGCTTCTCTTATTCCCTCATCCAGCTTCCTCCGGTGCTTATTTGTTGCGCGGATGCCGTTCAGCGCCCAGGCATGAACAAGAAGAGCTACTGCTCTGTCCCGGTGCCACACTGCTGCGGAGCGCGGCGGCGGAGTATGATTTCCTTATGATTCGTCGTGCTTCTGTGTTCTTGGTGTTTCTGCTGATCATTGCCGCCGCTGCGCCGGCGCAGCAATCTCCCGCCAAGCCGAACTTCACCGGCATCTGGAACCTGGACCTCGAGAAGAGCAACTTCGGCGGGCTGGAAGCGCCCGTTTCGGCGCGCTACCTGATCCGCCACCTGGGCGCGAAGCTGGAAATGCAGTACGAGCACGATGGGCAGGTCACGCGCGTCGACATCGTACCCGACGGTGAAGAGCACGTGCTCGAGACCGGACCCGACACCGAGAACATCGCCCGCGTGTACTGGTCCGGAGCGGTGCTGGTGTTCGAAGGACGCATTCGCCCCATGACCGGAAGCAATGCCCCGCCGGTGAAGTGGACGAGCCGATGGTCGCTTTCGGCGGACAGGAAGGTCCTGACCATCGAACGTCACCTTACGGCCCAGCAGGCGACAGCCGACCAGAAAGTAGTATTCGAGAAACAGCCGGTGCAGGCCAAGGGACAATAAGGTCGAAGGCCTACTTCAGCGTCAACCCGATCGCGCCCGCTGCCAGGATCAGCCAAGCCGAATTCAGACGCGTCCAGGTCAGGACCGCGAAGCTCGCCAGGAAAATCAGCAGGGTCGGCGCGTCGACCACCGAGGTCCGCCCGAGCTGAATGGTTACCACCGCGATCAGCGCCACCGATCCCGCAATCACTCCGTCTAATGCGGCGCTTGCCAGGCGCGAGCGACGTAGCGCGCGCACCAGCGGTTCGCTGATCGCGACGTACACAAAAGCCGGCAGAAACATGGCAACCGTAGCGACCAGCGCGCCCATCGGCCCGGCCAGGATGTAGCCTAGAAAAGTGGCCGCGGTGGAGATCGGACCGGGAGTGATCTGGCCGACGGCAACGGCGTCAACCAACTGCGAGTTCGTTACCCAGTGCCAGCGCTCGACAAGGTCCGCGCGCAAAAAGGCAAACAGCACGTATCCGCTGCCGAATAGTACGGTTCCGACCTTCAGGAAGTACAGAAAGAGCGAAGCCAGCCCGGCGGGCGACGAGGCCCCGGCGGCCGGCAATAACAGCAACAGAGCGGCGCGCGCCTGCCGCGGTTTCCGAGCCCCTTCGAATGCCGTGGAAACCAGCGCCGCTGCGGCGAGCAGCCAAAGCGGATGCGGAATGAAATATCCGGCGAGCGTGGCCGCCACCGCGATTCCCACCAGCAGACCGGTCTTCAACGCGGTGACGGAGTACCGCCAAAGCGCCCGCGCAATGATGGCGATGATCACCGGCTTCACCGCGTGCAGCACGGCATCCATCTGCGGCAGGGCCCCGAAACGCACATAAATCCAGGCGAGCGCGGTGACGAAAATCGCGGACGGAAGAATGAAGCAGACGCCACCCAGCACCAGCCCGGCCCAACCGCCGCGCACGTAGCCGAGATAAATCGCCATTTCGGTGGAATTCGGACCCGGCAACAGGTTGACGGCGCCCAGGAAATCGAGAAAACGCTCGCGGGTGAGCCAGCCACGGCGATTGACGCACTCGTCCTCCATCATCGCGATGTGCGCCGCCGGTCCGCCAAAAGCGGTGACTCCGATCTTGAGCAGCACCAGGACTACCTCGCGAAGCCGGGACTTCGACTTCGCAACCGGTTCGGTTGGCATGGCCGCGATTAAAGTATCTGCGGGCGCTGAAAACAAGGGCGGCCAGCGCCTCGCCTGCATCGCGCTATTTCGCCCGTCAGAATCACCAGGGTGGGTGATATCGCTCACAACGGCCCGGTACATCGCTGGCGCACGCGCCTAAGCAGCTGATTCTGCGCGCCTTGCCGACCTCCCGCCAATGGCCGATAACGTGCATTTTTGGGCGGTAGAGGGAGTGACATGGCGTCAAGCTTTGGCAACCGGCTGTTTCAAACACTTGCCTCCGTCAGGACGGGAATCATTCTTCTTATCATCCTGGGCGTGGTAGCCGCGGCGGGGACACTGATCCTGCAGCGACCCATGACCGACGCCGACCAGATGGCTCGCGCCTACTCGCCCGGCACCCTGCACTGGCTCGATCGCAGCGGACTGACGGACGTGTATCACACCTGGTGGTTCGCGCTGTTGATGGCGGCGCTGGGCATCAGCATCATCTTTGCCTCGATCAATCGTTTTCCCAAGGCCTGGCGGCTGTTGGCGCACCCGTATCGGCAAGCCGAGCCCCATTTTCGCGCCGTGCTCCCCACGCAACGCACCCTCGCGATCGGCGACGCCGAGCACGCAACCGCCGCGGTGGAGCGTGCTTTCCGCAAAGCCGGCCTGCGTCCGCGGCGCGTGACCCAGAACAATCAAACATCAATTTATGCGGAGAAGAATTTGTGGTCCGTGCTCTCCGTGTACGTTGTCCATGCCAGCCTGCTGCTGATTCTGACGGGCGGCATCGTGGACGCCTTTTTCGGATACAAGGGCTACCTGATGCTGACCCCCGGCCAGAGCACAACCAAGCTGGAGCAGACCAACGGCATCACGCGCCCGCTGCCGTTCACCCTGCGCTGCGACGGCACCGGCCAGGAGAATTATCCCGACGGTACGCCCCGGAAGTGGTGGTCGAAGCTGACCGTGCTCGAGGACGGTCGGGAGACCCTGCGCAAAGAGATCGTCGTTAACGATCCCCTGGTCACGCACGGCATTCGCTTTTACCAGGCCGGCTACGGCATGACCGGGGACGTCGAATCGGTGCTGCTCAACGTCACACGCGGAGCGGACACCCGGCAAATTACACTGCGCAGCTACCAGGCCGCGCAAGTGGACGCCGACACGACGGTCTCGCTCGCCGAATTCATTCCCGACTACGTCATGCGCGAAGGTCAGATCTATACGCGCTCCAAGGATCCGGTCAATCCGGCGCTGCGCCTGGAGATTACCGACCGGGCCCGGCAGGCGAAAAGCGAAGTCTGGCTCTTCCCGGCGACGCGGCAACAGACGGGAAATTCGCCGTTGAAATTCGAATTTGCCGACCTGCAGATGGCCGCCTTCACCGGCCTGCAGGTCTCGCACGAGCCCGGCCAGTGGCTGGTTTGGGCCGGATGCCTGCTGATGGCGCTCGGCCTGGTGATGGCGTTTTACCTGGTGCACCAGCGCTTCTGGGCTATGGCAATCGAGACCAAGAACGGACCGGCGCTGTGGATCGGCACCGCCGCCGACAAGAACCGGGAGCACTTCGTGGAAGGGTTTAACCGCTTGATCGATGACATCCGCGCTGAACTGGTCAACGAGAGCGGCGAGGCGACCATTCCCGCCGCCAAGACCTTGGTTCGGGCGTAGCAGTTGAGGAGAGAGGGAAAGACTCATGTCGCGTGCAACGGAAAGAATTGAAGAGCATCCGGGAATGCAGTCGAGTTACGGCCTGCTGGTCGCGGTCGCGTTGGTAGTCGCCTTCCTGACGTTCATCGCGTTTCTGAACGTCGTGAAACAGGGCAACCTGCTAAACGAAAGCAACCTGCTTTACCTTTCGCTGATCTTTTATGGCGGCGCGTCGGCGCTCTACATCGGCTTCGGCGTGACCGGCGTGGACCGCTATGTCAAGTTTGCGTCCATCGCCACCACGATCGGTTTCGCCGCCAACACCTTTGCCGCTGGACACCGCTGGTATGCCGCCGGGCATCCACCGTTCGCCAATATCTACGAGATGCTGCTGAGCTTTGTGTGGACGATAGCCGCGCTCACCCTGGTGGCCGAGCGCAAGTACAAGGTAAAAGTGATCGGCACCGTGACCATGCCGCTGGCGGTCACCGGCGTCATCCTAATGCAGCTTCTGCCTTCGGCGGTGCGCCCGCTGGTGCCGGCTCTGCAATCTACCTGGCTGCACGTGCACGTCACGCTCGCCATGCTTGCCTACGCCGCCTGCGCCCTCAGTTTCGCACTGGCCATGATGTTCCTCATCAAAGACCAGATGAAGACCGAGACGTTCCTTGCCGTTACCAGCGGCATGGTTACCGCCATTTATCTCGGCATCATGACGCGCTTCGAGAAATGGGGTGGGCTGGCGGTGGCGGCCTGGGACGCGCAAAATAAAGAGGAGATCAGCATCCAGCGCGGCGTCAAGTTGATGGTCACCATCCCCGACCTGGGCTGGGTGTTCCTGCTGGTGCTGCTGGCGTCGGCGGCGCCGCTCGCCATCTACGCCATCGCCAAATGGAGGAAGCAGGAGAACTTCCTCACCGTCGCCAACCGCGCCCTGTTCATCAGCATCGCGCTGCAGGTCATTGCCCTGGCCGGCTTCCTTCTGCGCGCGCGGAACGGCGCCTACGCTTCGCCAGACGCGGAAGGACAATTGTTCCCCACCGCTCTGGCCGCCAGCCCGTTCATTCTTTCCGGCCTCGTGACCGGCATCTTCGCTTCCTTCCTGTACCTGATGCTGCACTGGCGGCGCGAAGACCTGGAGCGCCTGCTGCCCAGCGCCGACGGACTGGATAGCATCACGTACAAAACTATCGGCATCGCGTTTCCTCTGCTCACCGCCATGATCGCCGCCGGCGCCTATTGGGCGAACCGCACCTGGGGTTCCTACTGGAGCTGGGACCCGAAGGAAACCTGGGCGGCCATTACCTGGCTGGTTTACGCCGGCTACTTGCACATGCGCATCACGCGCGGATGGCGCGGACGCCGGGCAGCTTACTTCGCGATTCTCGGCTTCGCCGTGGTGATGTTCACTTTCTTTGGCGTCACTTACCTGCTGCCGGGATTGCACGCGTATGCATGAGTTGCGAGTAGCTATTAACGAGGAGTGAATTTTCCAGTCGATTTCACGTTCCCGGGTTCCGTTTCACGGATCCGCAGCCCGGGAACGTGAAATCTTTTTGGTTCAAGGTGGCTAGGATCTAGGGTCCAGGGTACCAACGAGGAGCTGTCGAAATGAATTAGTGGTGACTTTGCCTGGATTCCCAAGCTTCCAGCCTTTCCCTCAGCCTCTGCCCCGAGCCCTAGCCACTACCTACTCGCCATTAGCCACTAAGCACTAGCCACTCTGTTTCACGCGCTACAATGTCCCCAACGCAGTCCTCACGAGGGGAGTCACTTGCCGCACTTGCGCCTGAACTGGCAGCTCCGGGCACTTTTGCCCGTCCTGGCCGTGTTGTTGAACGGCCTGCTGCTGTTCATCCTGGCGACGCTTTCCCTGGAATCCGGCGAGCGGCGCAGCGTGCTGGTGGTGGCCACCGTGGGCGCCATCGCCATCTGCGCCGTGCTGGTGCTGACGCTCAGCATCGTCTTCAGCCGGCCGATGATCGAATTGCAGGAGAAGATCCAGCGCGTGCGCGATGGCGACCTGGAGGCCAAAGTCAACTTCGCCGACCGCAGCGACGACATCGGCCAACTGGGGCGAAATTTCAACCAAATGGTGGAGCAGTTGCGCGAGTCGCGCGCGGAGATCGAGCGCCTGCACAACACCCAGATGTCGCGCGCCGAGCACCTTGCCACCCTGGGCGAACTGGCCGCGGGACTGGCGCACGAGATTCGCAACCCGCTCGCCGGAATCGCCGGAGTCATGGACATCATCAGCCGCGACTTGCCGGAGAAAAGTCCCGCGCGGGAGGTCGTGAAAGACGTCCGCCAGGAAGTGATGCGCGTGAACCGCATCGTCAGCGACCTGCTGGAAACCGCGCGTCCCAAGCCGCCCGACTATCGCGCCGCCGACCTTAACGCCACCGCCGAGCACGCCGTTATCTTCGCGCGCCAACAGACGCTGTCGCGGGCCATCAAGGTGGAGCTGCAAAAGAGCGACGGGCAATTGCTGGTCGAGCACGATCCCGGTCAGATTCACCAGGTGCTGCTCAACCTGATGCTCAACGGCATCCAGGCCATGGATGCCGGCGGTCCGGGGCAGGTGGAGGTAACCATCGCGCAACGCGACGGGCGGGCCGTAGTTAGCGTGAGCGATACCGGCAAGGGTATCCAGCCCGAGCACCTGCCCAACATCTTCCGTCCTTTTTATACGACCAAGGGCCATGGCACCGGACTGGGACTGTCACTGGCGCGGCGCATCGTCGAAGACCACGGCGGGAAGATCAAGGTGACCAGCGAGGTCGGCAAGGGAACAACGTTTGAAGTGCATTTGCCGATGAAGCGGGCGTAAAACGAACTCACAAGTCTTTCCGGCGAAAGAACCCAGCCCGGAACCCATGTGCCGGGCTGGATTCTGGTCACCCGTTGTGATATCCATCACACCCCCTTGTGCGCCAACCGTAGTAAAGTTATCCACAGATGCCCCGCGACAAGGTGCTCATCGTCGACGACGAGAAGCTGGTGCGCTGGTCGCTGCGACAGAAATGCGAGGAGTGGGGAATGCAGGCGGTGGAGGCCGAAAACGGCCAGACCGCCCTCAAGGTCGCCCACGCCGAGTCGCCCGACCTGGTGCTGCTCGACGTGCGTCTGCCCGATATCGGCGGGCTGGAAGTCCTGCAGCAGCTGAAGCAGAATGGCGACGCCCGCGCCGTCATCATGATTACCGCCGATCCGCAGCTGGACGACGTCAAGGCGGCGTTGAAGCTGGGCGCTTACGACTTTGTCGGCAAGCCGATTGATTTCGACGAACTCGCCGTCACCACCAAGAATGCGCTGGAAGCCACCAAGCTCAAGACCGAGGTCGAAGAACTGCGTGGGGCGATGCGCCGGCGCACCGGCTATCACGAAGTGGTCAGCGTCTCCAGCAAGATGACCGAGCTGATGGGCTTTGTGCGCAAGGTCGCATCGAGTGAAGCCACCACCATCCTGATCCAGGGCGAGAGCGGCACCGGCAAGGACCTGATCGCCAAGGCGATTCACTACGAGAGCGTCCGCCGCGACAAACCCTTCGTTCCCATCAACTGCTCGGCCATCCCGGAAATGCTGATGGAAGCCGAGCTGTTCGGGCACGAGCGCGGCGCCTTTACCGACGCCAAGACGATGAAGAAGGGTCTGTTCGAGGTCGCCGATGGCGGCACCCTCTTCCTCGACGAGATTGGCGAGCTGTCGCCGCTGCTGCAGGCCAAATTGCTGCGCGTGCTGGAAGACCAGGTGGTCCGGCGTGTCGGCGGCATTAAAGACATGCAGGTGGACGTGCGCGTGATCGCGGCCAGCAACCGCGACCTGGAAAAGGCGGTCCGCGAAGGGCAGTTCCGGCAGGATTTGTACTACCGGCTGGCGATTATTTCCATCTTCCTGCCCCCGCTGCGCGAGCGCAAGGACGACATTCTTCCCATGGTCGAGTTCTTCGTCGAGCGCTACAACCGCAAGTTCAAGAAGGCGATTCGCGGCATCACCGAGGAAACGCGCAAGCTGCTGCTCAGCCACGAGTGGCCGGGAAACGTCCGCGAGCTGAAAAACGCCATCGAGCGGGCCATGATCCTGGAAGAGGCGGACAAGCTGCAACCCGCGTATCTGCCGTTCTCGGTCGGACGCGGGCAGACGGGCATGACCGCGTTCCAGTCGGCCGCGGGCGAGAGCGGTCCGCAGCTGGGCAACGGCCGCAGCCTGCCGCGGCTTTCGATTCCGGAAGGCGGGACCTCGCTGGAAGAAGTGGAGCGCGCGCTGGTGGAGATGGCCATGCGGCAGGCCAACAACAATCAGACCCACGCTGCCCGCCTGCTCGACATCAGCCGCGACGCGCTGCGCTACAAGCTGAAAAAGTTCGGCCTCGTGCACGGCGAGGAGAGCGAAACCGAAGCGGAAGTCTCATGAAAGTAGAAAGTCAGAAGTAAGAAGTCAGAAGCAAGAAGTGCGGACATCAGCTTGCTTCCTGCTTTTTCATTTCCTCCAGTTCCATCTCGATGGCGGCGCGGGCGTACTCGGGAAGGTGGATGAATTCCACTCCGATGCCGAGACCTACCAGACAGTAGCGAACCTCTCCCACCGTGCGCACCAACACGCCCGCTCGCAGCAGTTCGAACTGCAGCGTGAGCTGGGCGCCGCGAGGAAACATCCGGGGGGTGTTGATGAACATTCCCTTTGCAGAAAGGTCAGGCGATCGCGTATCCACCCACTCAGCGCAACCGTTGTAGGTGATTTTCAAGTCACGATAGAAAATGCGCGGCATTGCCCGCTGTTCGACCGTCGCCAAAACTGCCATAAACGTCTCCCATCAGGCGCGCGTGAGTTCCTGGTCCGCGAGCGCCAGTTTTCTGGTTAATTTCAGGAATTCCTCTCGGGTGAGCGCGTCATGGGCGCCGAACCAGCGCAGCACCGCCTCGCCAATTTCCTCCGCCGATACCGTTTTCGCTGGCGGCGTTTCGAGCGCTGCGGGTTGCGGCGCGGGTTCGACCGCTTCGCCGTTCAACTCGGCCAGCACCGCGTGCAGCTTGTCGGCTTCCGACGGCGCCATCCTGCTGAACTCCACGCCCATGCCGAAAGTGGGTTGCGAGGTGCGCACGATGCCTTCCAATTGGACGTTACGTCCTCCGACGGCCAAGTCAAGGCGCATGGCGGTCCCGGTGCGCAGGGGGGACATCATCTCGACGTAGCAGCCGCCAAGGCTGAGCTCGTTAATGCGGCCGGCAATCGCGACCTCGCTGCCGGTCTCCCGCATTTGGACGGTCCCGGCGCAGTTAAAGCGCGGATGACGACGGCGCTCCACTTCCCGGCGCTGCATCTCGCGACGTTCGAGGGCGGCATGGTCGATGTTGAAGGCGGCCTGAAGCGGCGACGGCGGAACGACGTAGTGATCCCGATCGACGTCGGGAAGGGGAAACATGGCGGGAAGATGTTCGGCGAACAACACGCGGGCGCCTTCCACTCCCTCCAGACCCACCAGTCCATCCCAGCACGTGCCCATGGCGCCGATCCAGGCGACGCGGTAGCGCGCGCGGCGGCCTTTGTATTCCACCTGCACCGGCTCGCCGACAGCGCGTAAGCAGCGCACGCCGCTGAGGCGCAAGCCGTTGACGCCGATGTCGACGGTGGTCGCAGTTTGCCGGAAGCGGTTGCCGTTGGCGTCAAGGCCGGTAAGCGTTACCGGGAGCGCGATGCGACACCTCTTGTATTGCCGCCTGCCCATGTTGGCCGCCAAGCCTGCTTCGTTCTTCTAGCGAATAGAGTAGGCCCTGAAATGACCGAAGAGTGCGGTTACGGCAGAGTATTTCTGCCCGTTCATACCTGCTTGGGAGCGTATCAAATGGGGAACCACGGGTGATTTCCTCAT contains:
- the chrA gene encoding chromate efflux transporter, with amino-acid sequence MPTEPVAKSKSRLREVVLVLLKIGVTAFGGPAAHIAMMEDECVNRRGWLTRERFLDFLGAVNLLPGPNSTEMAIYLGYVRGGWAGLVLGGVCFILPSAIFVTALAWIYVRFGALPQMDAVLHAVKPVIIAIIARALWRYSVTALKTGLLVGIAVAATLAGYFIPHPLWLLAAAALVSTAFEGARKPRQARAALLLLLPAAGASSPAGLASLFLYFLKVGTVLFGSGYVLFAFLRADLVERWHWVTNSQLVDAVAVGQITPGPISTAATFLGYILAGPMGALVATVAMFLPAFVYVAISEPLVRALRRSRLASAALDGVIAGSVALIAVVTIQLGRTSVVDAPTLLIFLASFAVLTWTRLNSAWLILAAGAIGLTLK
- a CDS encoding sigma-54 dependent transcriptional regulator, translated to MPRDKVLIVDDEKLVRWSLRQKCEEWGMQAVEAENGQTALKVAHAESPDLVLLDVRLPDIGGLEVLQQLKQNGDARAVIMITADPQLDDVKAALKLGAYDFVGKPIDFDELAVTTKNALEATKLKTEVEELRGAMRRRTGYHEVVSVSSKMTELMGFVRKVASSEATTILIQGESGTGKDLIAKAIHYESVRRDKPFVPINCSAIPEMLMEAELFGHERGAFTDAKTMKKGLFEVADGGTLFLDEIGELSPLLQAKLLRVLEDQVVRRVGGIKDMQVDVRVIAASNRDLEKAVREGQFRQDLYYRLAIISIFLPPLRERKDDILPMVEFFVERYNRKFKKAIRGITEETRKLLLSHEWPGNVRELKNAIERAMILEEADKLQPAYLPFSVGRGQTGMTAFQSAAGESGPQLGNGRSLPRLSIPEGGTSLEEVERALVEMAMRQANNNQTHAARLLDISRDALRYKLKKFGLVHGEESETEAEVS
- the hemA gene encoding glutamyl-tRNA reductase, producing the protein MVIGVSFRTAPVAVRERFWISEPRRCDALAQLSRADAIDEVAVLATCNRTEFILWTRDPATASGSVLNFLTREYGLRLCEWKHFYRKIDEQALQHIFRVTSSLDSMVIGEPEIVAQVKAAWALAQQVGTTGRFLDAVFQKALTVSKRVRTETAVGSAVVSLPYAAVELAKQIFGSLQDRKVLLLGAGKMSETAARYLVKNGAKDVRVINRTFENAQELAQTLHGRALPFEERLNQLREADVVISSTSCPNLVLSREETEEVVQQRDGAPLLLVDIAVPRDIDPAVREVPGVFLYDIDELEQVTSKNQGERKSAAGDAEKIVNEEARQFRAKLAAERVVPTIVALRGRLDEICRQELDAFKQEAGPLSEKEIDMLETVAARITQRISNTLARELKDVPEKVEQDRMTQAVQRLFHLEMLAQAVAGTRN
- a CDS encoding cytochrome c biogenesis protein ResB, which codes for MASSFGNRLFQTLASVRTGIILLIILGVVAAAGTLILQRPMTDADQMARAYSPGTLHWLDRSGLTDVYHTWWFALLMAALGISIIFASINRFPKAWRLLAHPYRQAEPHFRAVLPTQRTLAIGDAEHATAAVERAFRKAGLRPRRVTQNNQTSIYAEKNLWSVLSVYVVHASLLLILTGGIVDAFFGYKGYLMLTPGQSTTKLEQTNGITRPLPFTLRCDGTGQENYPDGTPRKWWSKLTVLEDGRETLRKEIVVNDPLVTHGIRFYQAGYGMTGDVESVLLNVTRGADTRQITLRSYQAAQVDADTTVSLAEFIPDYVMREGQIYTRSKDPVNPALRLEITDRARQAKSEVWLFPATRQQTGNSPLKFEFADLQMAAFTGLQVSHEPGQWLVWAGCLLMALGLVMAFYLVHQRFWAMAIETKNGPALWIGTAADKNREHFVEGFNRLIDDIRAELVNESGEATIPAAKTLVRA
- a CDS encoding cytochrome c, which codes for MKNLLLKSSLLILALSLVLPAFSLAADTGPDLFASKCASCHSKDGSGNTPMGKNLKLRDLGSADVQKASDKDLKETISKGKPPKMPAYGGKLSDTQIDDLVKFIRSLKK
- the ccsB gene encoding c-type cytochrome biogenesis protein CcsB; protein product: MSRATERIEEHPGMQSSYGLLVAVALVVAFLTFIAFLNVVKQGNLLNESNLLYLSLIFYGGASALYIGFGVTGVDRYVKFASIATTIGFAANTFAAGHRWYAAGHPPFANIYEMLLSFVWTIAALTLVAERKYKVKVIGTVTMPLAVTGVILMQLLPSAVRPLVPALQSTWLHVHVTLAMLAYAACALSFALAMMFLIKDQMKTETFLAVTSGMVTAIYLGIMTRFEKWGGLAVAAWDAQNKEEISIQRGVKLMVTIPDLGWVFLLVLLASAAPLAIYAIAKWRKQENFLTVANRALFISIALQVIALAGFLLRARNGAYASPDAEGQLFPTALAASPFILSGLVTGIFASFLYLMLHWRREDLERLLPSADGLDSITYKTIGIAFPLLTAMIAAGAYWANRTWGSYWSWDPKETWAAITWLVYAGYLHMRITRGWRGRRAAYFAILGFAVVMFTFFGVTYLLPGLHAYA
- a CDS encoding ATP-binding protein, coding for MPVLAVLLNGLLLFILATLSLESGERRSVLVVATVGAIAICAVLVLTLSIVFSRPMIELQEKIQRVRDGDLEAKVNFADRSDDIGQLGRNFNQMVEQLRESRAEIERLHNTQMSRAEHLATLGELAAGLAHEIRNPLAGIAGVMDIISRDLPEKSPAREVVKDVRQEVMRVNRIVSDLLETARPKPPDYRAADLNATAEHAVIFARQQTLSRAIKVELQKSDGQLLVEHDPGQIHQVLLNLMLNGIQAMDAGGPGQVEVTIAQRDGRAVVSVSDTGKGIQPEHLPNIFRPFYTTKGHGTGLGLSLARRIVEDHGGKIKVTSEVGKGTTFEVHLPMKRA
- a CDS encoding tetratricopeptide repeat protein encodes the protein MSRSGNGNGKNEVVTVASWSTTQAYTLAVVCLLLGGALGYLLRGSEPGTVAPAQAAVQPAGNIGPAQIPGFGSVPGSGSSPELVDKAAQPMLETLKKNPKDTDTLAKVGNLYYDAQLYQQAIEYYQKALKITPANADVRVDMGTAMFYLGDAEKALAEFDKALSYKPNHPNALFNTGIVRWQGKKDTRGAITAWEKLLKTNPHYPERQKVEDLLTRAKEHAKG